In one window of Phycisphaerales bacterium DNA:
- a CDS encoding putative DNA modification/repair radical SAM protein — protein sequence MDLRQKLAILADAAKYDASCASSGSTRSNRGQGLGDTDGIGICHSYTPDGRCVSLLKVLLTNYCVFDCRFCINRVTSDVARARFNVEEVVWLTMEFYKRNYIEGLLLSSGIIQSPDYTMEQLAEVARRLREQEKFFGYIHLKAVPGADAAIIDRAGRYADRLSANVELPTDEDLKRFAPEKSLRTVELTMSAIRDRHQAAKDEHRSGKSGGAESPRFTPAGQSTQLIVGASPSPDAVLLSRASTLYREQGLRRVYYSAFSPIPHADSSLPAVTPPLIREHRLYQADWLMRHYGFKAEELTTPDQPDLPLNMDPKLAWALRHRDFFPIDINRAGKAAVLRVPGIGARNARRIIEARQHRALRLGDLKRLKVALNRALPFIVAADHHPDTKLLDSPKLSAAVAPKDHQLSLFAAGVSARTGQL from the coding sequence ATGGACCTCCGCCAGAAGCTCGCAATCCTTGCCGACGCCGCGAAGTACGACGCCTCCTGCGCGTCCTCGGGCTCGACGCGCTCCAACCGGGGGCAGGGGCTGGGCGACACCGACGGCATTGGCATTTGCCACTCCTATACGCCCGACGGGCGGTGCGTGTCGCTGCTGAAAGTCCTTCTGACCAACTACTGCGTGTTCGACTGCCGGTTCTGCATCAACCGCGTGACCAGCGACGTTGCACGCGCCCGCTTCAACGTGGAGGAGGTCGTGTGGCTCACCATGGAGTTCTACAAGCGCAACTACATCGAGGGCCTTCTCCTTTCCTCGGGCATCATCCAGTCGCCCGACTACACCATGGAGCAGCTAGCCGAGGTGGCACGTCGCCTGCGCGAGCAGGAGAAGTTCTTCGGGTACATCCACCTGAAAGCGGTGCCCGGCGCGGACGCGGCGATCATCGACCGCGCCGGCCGCTACGCCGACCGGCTCTCCGCGAACGTGGAGCTGCCGACCGACGAGGACCTCAAACGGTTCGCACCGGAGAAGAGCCTGCGAACCGTTGAACTCACCATGTCGGCCATCCGCGACCGTCACCAGGCGGCGAAGGACGAGCACCGCTCGGGGAAAAGCGGCGGGGCCGAGTCGCCCCGGTTCACACCCGCGGGGCAGAGCACGCAGCTGATCGTCGGAGCTTCGCCGTCGCCGGACGCCGTGCTGCTTTCGCGCGCGTCCACGCTGTACCGCGAGCAGGGTCTTCGGCGGGTGTACTACTCCGCCTTCAGCCCAATCCCGCACGCGGACTCGTCGCTGCCGGCCGTCACGCCGCCGCTGATCCGCGAGCACCGGCTGTACCAGGCCGACTGGCTCATGCGGCACTACGGCTTCAAGGCGGAGGAACTGACCACACCGGATCAACCGGACCTGCCGCTGAACATGGACCCCAAGCTCGCGTGGGCGCTGCGGCACCGCGACTTCTTCCCCATCGACATCAACCGCGCCGGCAAGGCGGCGGTGCTGCGCGTGCCGGGGATCGGGGCGCGGAATGCCAGGAGGATCATCGAGGCCCGCCAGCACCGGGCGCTGCGGCTGGGCGACCTCAAGCGGCTGAAGGTGGCGCTCAACCGGGCGCTGCCGTTCATCGTCGCTGCCGACCACCACCCCGACACGAAGCTGCTCGACTCACCGAAGCTGAGCGCGGCAGTCGCGCCCAAAGACCATCAGCTGTCGCTCTTCGCCGCGGGCGTGAGCGCGCGGACGGGGCAGCTATGA
- a CDS encoding UdgX family uracil-DNA binding protein (This protein belongs to the uracil DNA glycosylase superfamily, members of which act in excision repair of DNA. However, it belongs more specifically to UdgX branch, whose founding member was found to bind uracil in DNA (where it does not belong), without cleaving it, appears to promote DNA repair by a pathway involving RecA, rather than base excision.) — MSRVVAGAAHFESWRASVRPLLAAGLGPDEVRWVDPYEQQGVLAAAEPTESARVATDAGGAPLVQATHIVPREFVRLAEHAICHRDPSRFDVLYRVLYRLTHERRSLLTDAADEDVHRFYLLVKGVSRDAHKMKAFVRFRRVGTEAGDHYIAWHRPDHRVLPIVAPFFARRFGVMRWTILTPVGTADWNGESLTYGPPATRRDAPTDDTLEEIWRTYYANIYNPARTNLRVMQREMPVRYWGNLPESELIDSLVRAAPTRVQGMLNSDAGQATGAAAYLPSGPVLSLNQLREAASTCQGCDIYCRATQTVFGEGPEDAPLMLVGEQPGDQEDLAGRPFVGPAGEVLSRAMAEAGIPRQQTYVTNAVKHFKWEPDPNRGLRRIHSKPSAREVRACRAWLDHEINVVKPKVIVLLGATAGQSLLGAQFRVSTMRSRLLTDTPLAPAALVATIHPSAILRTPDPALQQREYQALVEDLRLAHAAIR; from the coding sequence ATGAGCCGCGTGGTCGCCGGCGCGGCACACTTCGAGTCCTGGCGCGCGAGCGTGCGCCCGCTCCTCGCGGCCGGACTCGGGCCCGACGAGGTTCGGTGGGTCGATCCATACGAACAGCAGGGTGTGCTGGCCGCGGCGGAGCCAACGGAATCGGCCCGTGTGGCCACCGACGCTGGCGGCGCTCCGCTCGTGCAGGCCACTCACATTGTCCCCCGCGAGTTCGTCCGCCTCGCCGAGCACGCCATCTGCCACCGCGACCCCTCGCGCTTCGACGTGCTCTACCGGGTGCTTTACCGCCTGACACACGAGCGCCGCTCGTTGTTGACTGACGCCGCCGATGAAGACGTGCACCGTTTCTACCTGCTTGTCAAGGGCGTGAGCCGCGATGCCCACAAGATGAAGGCCTTCGTGCGGTTCCGGCGCGTCGGGACGGAGGCGGGCGACCACTACATCGCGTGGCACCGGCCCGACCACCGCGTGCTCCCCATCGTCGCTCCCTTCTTCGCCCGCCGCTTCGGTGTGATGCGCTGGACCATCCTCACGCCCGTCGGCACCGCCGACTGGAACGGGGAGTCGCTCACCTACGGCCCGCCCGCGACACGGCGCGACGCGCCCACGGACGACACGCTCGAGGAGATCTGGCGCACGTACTACGCCAACATCTACAACCCCGCCCGAACGAATCTCCGCGTCATGCAGCGGGAGATGCCGGTTCGCTACTGGGGCAACCTCCCCGAGTCCGAGCTGATCGACTCCCTGGTGCGGGCCGCCCCCACGCGCGTGCAGGGCATGCTCAACAGCGACGCCGGCCAGGCCACCGGCGCCGCGGCCTACCTCCCGAGCGGGCCTGTCCTGTCGCTCAATCAACTCCGCGAGGCCGCGAGCACGTGCCAGGGCTGCGACATCTACTGCCGCGCTACCCAAACGGTGTTCGGCGAAGGGCCGGAGGACGCCCCGCTTATGCTGGTGGGCGAACAGCCGGGCGATCAGGAGGACCTCGCCGGACGCCCCTTCGTGGGGCCTGCGGGGGAGGTGCTGTCGCGGGCAATGGCCGAGGCCGGCATCCCCCGCCAGCAGACATACGTCACCAACGCCGTCAAGCACTTCAAGTGGGAGCCCGATCCCAACCGCGGCCTGCGCCGCATCCACAGCAAGCCATCCGCCCGCGAGGTCCGCGCCTGCCGCGCGTGGCTGGACCACGAGATCAACGTGGTGAAGCCAAAGGTCATTGTGCTGCTCGGCGCGACCGCGGGTCAGTCGCTGCTGGGAGCGCAGTTCCGGGTCAGCACGATGCGCTCCCGCCTGCTCACCGACACCCCGCTCGCCCCTGCAGCCCTCGTGGCCACCATCCACCCCTCGGCCATCCTCCGCACGCCCGACCCGGCCCTGCAGCAGCGCGAGTACCAGGCGCTGGTGGAGGACCTGCGGCTCGCGCACGCGGCGATCCGCTAA